Below is a window of Desulfuromonadales bacterium DNA.
ATCGATCTGAAAGAAGGCCGCTGCGTCCGGCTGGAGCAGGGTCTCATGGAAAGAGATACCGTCTACTCGGACGACCCCGCCGCCCAGGCGCACATCTGGCAGGAGCAGGGCGGGGAGCTGTTGCACATCGTCGATCTCGACGGCGCCTTTGCCGGCGTCCCGCGCAACCGCGAGGCGATCGCCGCCATTGTCCGGGCCATCGACATTCCGACCGAACTGGGAGGCGGCATCCGCGACCTGGCCACCATCGAGGCCTATCTCGAACTGGGTGTCGGCCGGGTCATCCTGGGGACGGTGGCCAAGGAGAATCCGCAATTGGTGGCCGAGGCGTGCCGCCTCTTCCCCGGCAGAATCGTCGTCGGCATCGACGCCAGGGACGGGCTCGTCGCCGTCCGCGGCTGGGCCGACGTCACGGAGAAGAAGGCCAGCGACCTGGCGAAAGAGATGGAAGGCTTCGGCGTTTCGGCGATCATCTACACCGACATCGCCCGCGACGGCATGCTGCAGGGGCCTAACCTCGAGGCGACGCGGCTTCTCGCCGAGTCGATCTCGATCCCCGTCATCGCCTCCGGCGGCGTCTCCAGCCTCAGAGACATCGAGAATCTGATGGCCATCGAGGCTTCCGGCGTGGTCGGGGTGATCACCGGCAAGGCGATCTACACCGGCGCGCTCGACCTGCGGGAAGCGGTGGCGCTGACGAAAAAAGGGAAATCATGCTGACCAAGCGCATCATCCCCTGCCTTGACGTCAAGGACGGCCGCGTCGTCAAAGGTGTCCAGTTCGTAGGACTGCGCGACGCCGGCGACCCGGTGGAAGCAGCCGAGGCCTACGATGCCCAGGGGGCCGACGAACTGACCTTTCTCGATATCACCGCCTCGCACGAGAAGCGAGGGATCATCCTCGACGTTGTCGCCCGCACCGCCGAGCGGGTCTTCATGCCGCTCACCGTCGGCGGCGGCGTGCGGGAGATCGCCGATATCCGCAATCTGCTCAATGCCGGGGCGGACAAGGTATCGATCAACACCGCCGCGGTACACCGTCCCGAATTCGTGCGGGAGGCGGCCGAGCGCTTCGGTTCCCAGTGCATCGTGGTGGCGATCGACGCCCGCCGGGTGCCGGGCAGCGTCCCCCTAGCCTGGGAAGTGTATACCCACGGCGGCCGCAATCCGACCGGCATCGATGCCGTCGAGTGGGCGGCGCGGATGGAGACCTTCGGAGCCGGGGAGATCCTGCTGACCTCCATGGACAAGGACGGCACCAAGGACGGCTACGACATCGAGTTGACCCGAGCCATCAGCGATCGCGTCCGGATACCGGTCATCGCTTCGGGCGGCGTCGGCAACCTCGAGCATATCCACCAGGGTTTGACCGCCGGCGGGGCAAGCGCCGCTTTGGCTGCGAGCATCTTCCACTTCCGCGAGTACACCATACGTGAGTGCAAGGAGTATCTGCAGGAACGCGGGGTGGCAGTCAGACTTTAAACTTAAAGCGATCTCTCGCAGAGACGCAGAGATCGCAGAGAAAAACAAACTACTTGGGATTTTCTCTGTGTCCTCTGTGTCTCTAGTGAGCGGAGCGAACGGGTGAGAGATATGTCTTTAATCGATCAGCTCAAATTCGACCAGAACGGCCTGATCCCCGCCATCACCCGCGACGTGGCGAACGGGGATGTATTGATGATGGCCTTCATGAACGCCGAAGCGGTGGAAAAAACCCTGCAGACCGGTAAGGTCCACTACTATTCGCGCTCGCGGCGCCAGCTCTGGATGAAGGGGGAGAGCTCCGGGCATGTGCAGACGGTGCGCGAAATCCGCTTCGACTGTGACGCCGACTGCCTGCTGCTGAGCGTCGAACAGGCCGGAGCCGCCTGTCATACCGGCCATCGCTCCTGTTTCTACCGGGTTTGGGATGAGCAGGGCGTGCGCAGCGAGGGGGAAAGGGAGGTCGACCCGGCTGCCGTCTACGGCCGTACAGACGTGCTCGATGCCGTCTACCACGTCATCCAGGAGCGTCGCCAGAACCCCACGGAAAAATCCTACGTCGCTTCGCTGTTCGCCAAGGGGCTCGACAAGATCCTCGGCAAGATCGGCGAGGAGGCGACCGAAACGGCCGTGGCGGGCAAGGGGGGGGACCCGGAAGAGGTGGTCTATGAGGTGGCCGATCTGTTTTTTCACACCCTGGTCCTGCTCGGCTACTACGACCTGCCGCCGGAGCGGATCTATGCCGAATTACGCCGGCGCTTCGGCCTCTCCGGCATTGTCGAGAAGGAGAGCCGCGGCAAATAGGCGCTTGCGCTCTTATAGAAATCGTTATACTATGCTCAATTCGCAAATGAAGGGCACCGGTCGACCGGTTGCCCTGTTTGCGTTTCCCCTTTCCTGTTGCGCCGAGGGCGGTCACCGATGAATCTTAACGAGCAGTTGAACGAGGCGATGAAGGCGGCCATGAAGGCCAGGGATTCCCTGCGCCTGAACGCCATCCGCATGATCAGGACGGCGATCAAGAACCGCGAGATCGACGAGCGTCGCGAACTGGACGACCAGGAAGGGATTGGCGTCCTTTCCACCCTCGTGAAGCAGAGAAAGGAGTCGGCCCAGGTCTATCGGGAAGGCGGGCGCCCCGAGCTGGCTGAGAAGGAAGAACAGGAACTGGCGATTATCCAGGAGTTCCTGCCGACGCAGCTTGGCGAGGAGGAAATCCGCGCCATCATTGAGGCGGCGGTAAGTGAAACTGGAGCCGCTTCGATGAAGGACATGGGGCGGGTGATGAAGGTTGTCACCGGCAAAACGCTCGGCCGGGCCGATGGCCGCCTGGTCAGCGAACTGGTGAAGGCCCGGCTCTCTGCCTGAGGCGGCAAGCCGGTCAAGGCAGGACAGGGATTGAATATGAACGTGGTCGACGTCGCTATCCTGTTGATATTGGCGATTTTTCTCGTCAAGGGTGTGGTGCGCGGGCTGCTGAAGGAGCTCTGTTTGCTGGTCGGGCTGCTCGGCGGTGCAGTGCTGGCCTTCAGCTACCATGCGTCTCTGGCGGACCTGCTGGTGGAGAGCCTGCGATTTCCGCCCATAATTGCGGTGGCGACGGCGTTTCTTGCGCTCTTCCTGACTACGATCCTCTTCTTCACCGTTCTCGGGCACCTGTTGTCGAAATTCGTCAACCTGCTCTTTCTCGGTGGACTCAACCGCCTGGCGGGCGCTTTTTTCGGTCTGACCCAGGGGGTGGTGCTGCTGGCGGTGGTCCTTTTCGCCCTTTCTCTGCGCCCGCTGCCCGGATTTCTTCAGCCGATGTTCAAGCGTTCGGAACTGGCCCCGCCGTTTATCCACCTGGGGGAGGCGACTTACCGGGGAAGTTGCCGTGTGCTCCCTCTGTGCCGAACCGATGCGCCGCGTTCGGCCATGACGGCAAGATGATCGAAGAGACCCTGCGGGTTCTGGAATACGACAAGATCAGGCAGTTGCTGGCCGGTTTCACCGTCACCGCGCCGGGACGGGAGCGGGCGCTCGCCCTGCTGCCGCAACTGACGGCCGACGAGGTGGCGGCTTCGCTGACGGCCATTGGTGAAATGGTCGCGCTGACGGCAGAGCAGGGGAGTCCGCCGGTCGGCGGCTGTTGCGATCTGCGCGAGGCCTTGCGCCAGTTGCGGGCCGAGGGGAGCTGGCTGCCGCCGGACACCCTGCTGGGGGTTCTCGCCAGCATTGAGGCGGCAGACGCCTGCCGGCGCTATTTTCTCGGGCGCGAACAGGCTCCGCAGCTGACCGGACTGGCTGCCGGACTCGTTTCCTTGCGGGAGCTGGGGCGAAGCCTGCGGGCGAGCATCGGTCCGCGTGGCGAGATGCTCGACAGCGCCTCCTTCGAACTGGGGGAACTGCGGCACGGCATACAGCAACTGCGCGGCCGGATCAAGCGGGCTCTCGAAGAGTTACTGGCCTCGGAGGCCCTGGCCGGGGTCTTTCAGGAACGGATCATCACCGAGCGCAGCGGCCGTTACGTGGTGCCGGTGCGGACCGATCACCGCGGCCAGCTCAAGGGATTCGTCCACGACGAGTCGGCCAGCGGCCAGACCCTGTTTCTGGAGCCGTCCTCCGTCCTCGAGCGCAACAACGAACTGCAGACTCTGCAGCGGGAAGAGAAGCGCGAAGAAGAACGGATACTGCGGCGCCTCTCGGCAGCGGTTCGACAGCATACCGAAGCGTTGCGGGCCAATCAGGAAATTCTGACCCGCCTCGATTTCGTCGCGGCGGCCGCCCGGTTTTCCCTGGTTGTCGACGGGGTGGCGCCACGCCTGGCGGCGGAGCCGGTAGCCGAACTTAAGGCGGCGCGCCATCCGCTGCTGCTGTTCCATGCCGACGGG
It encodes the following:
- a CDS encoding GatB/YqeY domain-containing protein; the protein is MNLNEQLNEAMKAAMKARDSLRLNAIRMIRTAIKNREIDERRELDDQEGIGVLSTLVKQRKESAQVYREGGRPELAEKEEQELAIIQEFLPTQLGEEEIRAIIEAAVSETGAASMKDMGRVMKVVTGKTLGRADGRLVSELVKARLSA
- a CDS encoding CvpA family protein, yielding MNVVDVAILLILAIFLVKGVVRGLLKELCLLVGLLGGAVLAFSYHASLADLLVESLRFPPIIAVATAFLALFLTTILFFTVLGHLLSKFVNLLFLGGLNRLAGAFFGLTQGVVLLAVVLFALSLRPLPGFLQPMFKRSELAPPFIHLGEATYRGSCRVLPLCRTDAPRSAMTAR
- the hisA gene encoding 1-(5-phosphoribosyl)-5-[(5-phosphoribosylamino)methylideneamino]imidazole-4-carboxamide isomerase, which codes for IDLKEGRCVRLEQGLMERDTVYSDDPAAQAHIWQEQGGELLHIVDLDGAFAGVPRNREAIAAIVRAIDIPTELGGGIRDLATIEAYLELGVGRVILGTVAKENPQLVAEACRLFPGRIVVGIDARDGLVAVRGWADVTEKKASDLAKEMEGFGVSAIIYTDIARDGMLQGPNLEATRLLAESISIPVIASGGVSSLRDIENLMAIEASGVVGVITGKAIYTGALDLREAVALTKKGKSC
- the hisIE gene encoding bifunctional phosphoribosyl-AMP cyclohydrolase/phosphoribosyl-ATP diphosphatase HisIE yields the protein MSLIDQLKFDQNGLIPAITRDVANGDVLMMAFMNAEAVEKTLQTGKVHYYSRSRRQLWMKGESSGHVQTVREIRFDCDADCLLLSVEQAGAACHTGHRSCFYRVWDEQGVRSEGEREVDPAAVYGRTDVLDAVYHVIQERRQNPTEKSYVASLFAKGLDKILGKIGEEATETAVAGKGGDPEEVVYEVADLFFHTLVLLGYYDLPPERIYAELRRRFGLSGIVEKESRGK
- the hisF gene encoding imidazole glycerol phosphate synthase subunit HisF, whose amino-acid sequence is MLTKRIIPCLDVKDGRVVKGVQFVGLRDAGDPVEAAEAYDAQGADELTFLDITASHEKRGIILDVVARTAERVFMPLTVGGGVREIADIRNLLNAGADKVSINTAAVHRPEFVREAAERFGSQCIVVAIDARRVPGSVPLAWEVYTHGGRNPTGIDAVEWAARMETFGAGEILLTSMDKDGTKDGYDIELTRAISDRVRIPVIASGGVGNLEHIHQGLTAGGASAALAASIFHFREYTIRECKEYLQERGVAVRL